The following are encoded together in the Pseudomonadota bacterium genome:
- a CDS encoding flagellar basal body-associated FliL family protein — MSKQEQESQNKQDQTPTTARSRKGVMAASGVGALLLITGVPAGYYMFRGEAPKVEEVSVELPEQSHGKLEGANDTVELEEGEEALGAIVPLETFLLNLSGGKYIRVQMQLEFEGLDVPSRLYTRMVPIRDGIISYITRQSSDDLNTIKGKDSLKISIRKLINDALHKEDVRRVYFTQFVIQ; from the coding sequence ATGAGCAAGCAAGAGCAAGAGTCACAAAATAAACAGGACCAAACGCCGACTACTGCACGCAGTCGTAAGGGTGTGATGGCGGCCTCTGGTGTTGGAGCATTGCTGCTTATTACCGGAGTGCCAGCTGGATACTATATGTTTAGGGGTGAGGCTCCCAAGGTTGAGGAGGTGTCTGTAGAGCTACCTGAGCAGTCACACGGAAAGCTGGAAGGTGCTAATGATACCGTTGAACTTGAAGAGGGGGAGGAGGCGTTGGGAGCTATAGTTCCCCTAGAGACATTTTTACTTAATTTATCAGGTGGCAAGTACATTCGTGTGCAGATGCAGCTTGAGTTTGAGGGGCTAGATGTTCCTTCCCGTCTATATACCCGCATGGTTCCTATTCGAGATGGTATAATTTCGTACATTACACGACAGAGCTCGGATGATCTTAATACTATCAAGGGAAAAGATAGCCTTAAGATCTCTATTCGCAAGCTCATTAACGATGCGCTACATAAAGAAGATGTTCGGCGGGTGTATTTTACTCAATTTGTGATTCAGTAG
- a CDS encoding flagellar biosynthetic protein FliO encodes MKLSSVSSIIRTFLVLGYVLYPQLVSAEMTGTLSSMTPSAEPFSMTESLVRMIGGLFLCMGVFGGGIHLYKKFLAKTSGGLRRRMTVIERLPVGQKSSLVLVALDGREFLIATGPDATTVLNPAHSNERCFEESFEKLYAQQGECNAQ; translated from the coding sequence ATGAAGTTAAGTAGTGTTAGCAGCATAATCAGAACGTTCCTTGTACTTGGGTATGTTCTATATCCGCAGCTTGTATCGGCTGAGATGACAGGCACTTTGAGTAGTATGACACCGAGCGCAGAGCCTTTTAGTATGACCGAGTCACTTGTCAGAATGATCGGTGGTTTGTTTCTCTGTATGGGTGTTTTCGGCGGTGGTATTCATCTCTATAAGAAGTTCCTCGCCAAGACTAGCGGTGGTTTACGACGTCGTATGACGGTTATAGAGCGCTTACCAGTTGGTCAAAAAAGCTCCTTAGTGTTAGTCGCCCTAGATGGCAGGGAGTTTCTAATCGCCACTGGCCCCGATGCTACAACGGTGCTCAATCCGGCACATAGTAACGAGCGCTGCTTTGAAGAGTCCTTTGAGAAGCTTTACGCACAGCAGGGGGAGTGTAATGCGCAGTAA
- the fliP gene encoding flagellar type III secretion system pore protein FliP (The bacterial flagellar biogenesis protein FliP forms a type III secretion system (T3SS)-type pore required for flagellar assembly.) has product MRSKGVFNRGWMLLLAVACIGAPQLVFAQQGALPDLSISIGGNELAGNGTVASSLKIVLLLTALSFAPAMILCMTCFTRIAVVLGMTRTAVGTASLPPNSVITGLALFLTIAIMGPIFEKSYEDGIRPYMEGQMEQGEALKKAAAPLKNFLVKHAREKDLALFVQITRAEMPKDPSDVPFFVAVPGFILSELNTAFQIGFLIALPFLVLDMVVSSVLTSMSMITLPPVVISLPLKLMLFVIVDGWHLIISSLVKTYNVE; this is encoded by the coding sequence ATGCGCAGTAAGGGTGTTTTTAATAGAGGATGGATGTTGCTACTTGCGGTTGCATGCATTGGAGCACCGCAGTTGGTATTTGCGCAGCAAGGGGCTTTGCCGGATCTCTCGATCTCAATAGGCGGAAACGAGCTAGCTGGTAATGGCACCGTTGCAAGTAGTTTGAAGATAGTACTACTCCTAACGGCGTTGTCATTTGCACCGGCGATGATCCTGTGTATGACCTGTTTCACTAGGATCGCTGTGGTTCTCGGTATGACCCGTACGGCGGTGGGTACGGCGTCTCTGCCACCGAATTCGGTTATTACGGGGCTCGCACTCTTTCTAACGATAGCCATCATGGGCCCCATCTTTGAAAAAAGCTATGAAGATGGAATCCGTCCCTATATGGAGGGGCAGATGGAGCAGGGGGAGGCGCTTAAGAAGGCGGCAGCACCTCTAAAAAACTTTCTAGTGAAGCATGCGCGCGAGAAGGATCTGGCGCTCTTCGTTCAGATAACGCGCGCTGAGATGCCTAAAGATCCGAGCGATGTGCCGTTCTTTGTCGCGGTTCCTGGATTTATTTTAAGCGAGCTTAACACGGCCTTTCAGATCGGGTTTTTAATTGCGCTGCCGTTTCTAGTGCTTGATATGGTGGTCTCATCGGTATTGACCTCGATGAGTATGATCACGTTGCCTCCGGTTGTTATCTCGTTGCCACTTAAATTAATGTTGTTTGTAATAGTTGATGGCTGGCATCTGATTATTAGCTCACTTGTAAAGACCTATAACGTGGAGTGA
- the fliQ gene encoding flagellar biosynthesis protein FliQ, translating into MNIDDYLRLGQIAIETALYTCAPILLFGLVAGLLVSIFQAATQINDPALAFIPKIAAAIIGMILFGHFMINRIAGFTVYAISQIANLTPR; encoded by the coding sequence ATGAACATCGACGACTACCTAAGACTTGGGCAGATAGCTATAGAGACAGCTCTTTATACCTGTGCGCCGATTTTGTTGTTTGGGCTAGTAGCAGGACTACTTGTTAGTATCTTCCAGGCAGCCACGCAGATTAACGATCCAGCTCTGGCGTTTATCCCAAAGATTGCAGCGGCCATTATTGGTATGATCCTCTTCGGGCACTTTATGATTAATCGTATCGCAGGATTCACGGTCTACGCTATTAGTCAGATCGCTAACCTGACTCCGCGTTAA
- a CDS encoding flagellar biosynthetic protein FliR: MDSASLFTIPQLMLERLDVGWTFLLLLTRYTIFMMLAPGLGGGMTGITVRYPAAVVLALATLNPAQAVAVPVDMGLLAAQLISEVLLGTVVALIPLTIVAGAQTAGHLASSTMGLNAAQLIDPTTSVALPDLARIYSDLSIVVFLLVGGHYLVISELAGLEQTIRPGSFILSASGLETLISQSARIFQIGCLIAAPVIVALLLTNFVMGLISKAVPTINIFIISFPLTIAIGLMISMIALPEVIHFMGQEFTRLEGVMSQALH; the protein is encoded by the coding sequence ATGGATTCTGCGAGCCTCTTTACGATTCCACAGCTCATGCTGGAACGACTCGATGTTGGCTGGACATTCCTGCTTCTACTAACGCGCTATACGATCTTTATGATGCTCGCACCTGGCCTTGGGGGAGGTATGACTGGGATAACCGTTAGGTATCCAGCGGCGGTTGTTCTGGCGCTGGCAACCCTTAACCCTGCACAAGCGGTCGCGGTTCCGGTTGATATGGGGTTACTTGCCGCACAATTGATCTCTGAGGTCCTACTTGGCACCGTAGTTGCGCTTATTCCATTGACTATAGTAGCAGGAGCACAGACGGCTGGACACCTGGCTAGCAGCACGATGGGTCTCAATGCAGCGCAGTTAATTGACCCCACTACTTCCGTAGCACTACCGGATCTGGCGCGTATCTATTCCGATCTATCTATCGTTGTATTTCTCCTGGTTGGTGGGCATTACCTAGTAATATCTGAGCTTGCAGGGCTTGAGCAGACGATTAGGCCCGGTAGCTTCATTCTTAGCGCAAGCGGGCTTGAGACCCTTATTTCTCAGAGTGCCCGTATCTTTCAGATCGGGTGTCTGATAGCGGCGCCGGTTATCGTAGCACTTCTATTAACGAACTTCGTGATGGGACTAATCTCAAAGGCGGTGCCCACCATTAATATCTTTATTATCAGCTTTCCCCTAACAATAGCGATCGGCCTTATGATCTCAATGATTGCGCTACCTGAGGTAATTCACTTTATGGGGCAGGAGTTTACTAGGCTTGAGGGCGTCATGAGTCAGGCGCTGCACTAG
- the fliM gene encoding flagellar motor switch protein FliM, protein MSQVLSQEEINSLLRGLSEGDIEEDSVAQNAQSNAKKFDLANQERIIRGRMPTLELVYDRFARQFRTNLTKFLGRSCFTSVGAIEMVKFGSFMKKLPLPSSMHVIKMSPLQGQAMVIVSAPLVFGIIDGLFGGRGQGQVKVEGRDYTPIETRLISKVVTIALEVLKEAWAPIHPIDFEYVRSECNPFAVTIAPPSDIVVAVSLEIELEQECTQLTICMPYATLEPLKAKLTTGFQSTRLEVDGESVKRMQENIKQTLCSVSVQLARGSVKTREWLALGVGDVITLETNPAEEARIMIEGIPKFYGFVGSSRGNRAIRITREISKHDLINIRNREELIRNGG, encoded by the coding sequence ATGAGTCAAGTTTTATCACAAGAAGAGATTAATTCACTCCTACGAGGGCTCTCTGAGGGTGATATCGAAGAGGATAGTGTTGCGCAGAATGCGCAGAGCAACGCTAAAAAATTCGATCTAGCCAATCAGGAGCGCATTATTCGCGGGCGTATGCCGACCCTTGAGTTGGTCTATGATCGCTTTGCGCGACAGTTCCGCACTAATCTCACTAAATTTCTGGGGCGCAGCTGCTTCACCAGCGTTGGTGCTATCGAGATGGTCAAATTTGGCTCCTTTATGAAGAAGTTGCCACTGCCTTCTTCTATGCATGTAATAAAGATGTCACCCCTACAGGGACAGGCCATGGTTATTGTATCGGCGCCCTTAGTTTTTGGCATTATCGACGGCTTGTTTGGAGGTCGAGGACAGGGACAAGTTAAGGTTGAGGGGCGCGATTATACTCCGATTGAGACCCGTCTGATCTCGAAGGTTGTTACGATCGCACTTGAGGTACTCAAAGAGGCGTGGGCTCCCATTCATCCGATCGACTTTGAATACGTGCGTTCGGAATGTAATCCATTTGCTGTAACCATTGCCCCACCATCGGATATCGTAGTTGCCGTTTCGCTTGAGATCGAGCTTGAGCAGGAATGCACTCAGCTCACAATATGCATGCCTTACGCGACGCTGGAGCCCCTTAAAGCAAAATTAACAACGGGGTTTCAGAGCACGCGCCTTGAGGTCGATGGAGAATCAGTTAAGCGTATGCAGGAGAATATTAAACAGACGCTCTGCTCAGTCAGTGTGCAGCTCGCTCGTGGTAGCGTAAAGACCCGCGAGTGGTTAGCCCTCGGCGTAGGGGATGTCATAACGCTGGAAACAAATCCAGCCGAAGAGGCGCGTATCATGATAGAGGGCATACCTAAGTTTTATGGATTTGTCGGTAGTAGTAGGGGGAATCGTGCGATTCGTATTACGCGCGAGATCTCTAAACATGATCTAATTAACATTCGAAACAGAGAGGAGCTGATCCGAAATGGTGGATAA
- a CDS encoding MotA/TolQ/ExbB proton channel family protein, giving the protein MKERLSLRGDRLRGSRTADGAPQVNRSLVIGLCGSCLLVIFGASLGGRPLTFVSFEGLLLVLGGTIASTLVQFSILDVRNALRAVKAVLFQHQDSPTDRMKLLIRLSRQVKADGMLVLEDQAARTTDTFLCLGLQLTVDGQEPADIARILQTEMKTSNDQAWRSVQVFETMGNFAPAMGLIGTLIGLIQMLGSLQEAATIGPAMSLALVATLYGSVAANLFFFPLAGKLRGLAQEREQTKDITIEGLLSVARAESPILLEQRLQSFVVLAANH; this is encoded by the coding sequence ATGAAAGAGAGATTGTCTTTACGGGGTGATCGCTTACGGGGTAGTCGTACTGCCGATGGAGCCCCACAGGTCAACAGGTCACTGGTTATAGGATTATGTGGCTCGTGTTTACTCGTTATTTTTGGGGCATCTCTTGGAGGACGACCACTTACCTTTGTTAGTTTTGAGGGGCTGCTGCTCGTTCTGGGAGGCACAATAGCTTCGACGCTTGTGCAGTTCTCGATACTCGATGTTCGTAACGCATTGCGAGCCGTTAAGGCAGTTCTATTTCAACACCAAGATTCTCCAACAGATCGAATGAAGCTGCTTATAAGACTCTCACGCCAGGTTAAGGCAGATGGGATGCTTGTGCTTGAAGATCAGGCTGCCCGTACTACCGATACCTTTCTTTGTCTGGGACTGCAATTGACCGTTGATGGTCAGGAACCAGCTGATATAGCGCGTATCTTACAGACCGAGATGAAAACATCAAACGATCAGGCATGGCGCTCGGTTCAGGTTTTCGAAACGATGGGCAATTTTGCACCTGCTATGGGGCTGATTGGAACCTTAATCGGACTTATTCAGATGCTTGGCTCCCTGCAAGAGGCAGCTACTATCGGACCAGCGATGTCGTTGGCCCTAGTTGCCACCCTATACGGATCGGTCGCAGCTAATCTGTTCTTCTTTCCGCTTGCCGGAAAATTGCGAGGGCTAGCGCAGGAGCGAGAGCAGACAAAGGATATCACAATTGAGGGGCTTTTGAGCGTAGCGCGCGCAGAGAGTCCGATCTTGCTTGAACAGCGCTTGCAGAGCTTTGTGGTGCTAGCTGCTAACCACTAA
- a CDS encoding EscU/YscU/HrcU family type III secretion system export apparatus switch protein → MANDTLPEQRTELPTERRLAEVRRSGAIFHSTDLEHMVVLITGFLVVSASWNALYADMKFVLIRSFAMIEDRGELQVNDLVSGFIRLVGLLGLDLLIITGSVAVIAVLSVMLQTNWNRRDKWIKFRWDFLNPLKGIKRIISINGFINVFKAVMKLALVIPIGYWALQGFAPQMVRLIHMSIPDVLSLTGDAIGTVFWKIMYVLAALTAIDIMWGKFQWLRQNKMTKEEVKNERKAVEGDETMRRKMIAKGMQRLVQKLKTAVPKADVIITNPTHYAIAIKYDRQRFAAPIVIAKGTDFIAQRIREIGKEHNIPILERKALARALYSSTEVGSEVPRDLFRAVAEVLAYVYRQKSQRSRPQVTK, encoded by the coding sequence ATGGCCAACGACACCCTACCTGAACAACGGACCGAGTTACCAACCGAGCGACGCTTGGCAGAGGTCAGGCGATCAGGCGCTATCTTTCACTCGACTGACCTTGAGCACATGGTTGTTCTTATCACTGGATTCCTTGTTGTTAGCGCCTCATGGAACGCGCTCTATGCCGACATGAAGTTTGTATTGATACGCTCCTTCGCCATGATTGAAGATCGGGGGGAGCTACAGGTTAACGATCTTGTAAGCGGATTTATTCGGCTGGTAGGGCTACTCGGTTTAGATCTACTGATCATCACCGGCAGTGTAGCTGTTATCGCAGTCCTATCAGTGATGTTGCAGACCAACTGGAATCGACGGGACAAATGGATCAAGTTCCGCTGGGACTTTCTCAATCCATTAAAGGGAATAAAACGCATCATCTCAATAAATGGGTTTATCAACGTATTTAAAGCGGTCATGAAGCTCGCATTGGTAATCCCGATCGGTTACTGGGCGTTGCAGGGATTCGCCCCTCAGATGGTGCGACTAATTCACATGTCGATCCCCGACGTGCTTAGTTTGACTGGGGATGCAATTGGAACCGTCTTCTGGAAGATTATGTATGTCCTGGCAGCGCTGACCGCTATCGACATCATGTGGGGAAAGTTTCAGTGGCTCCGTCAGAACAAGATGACCAAGGAGGAGGTCAAGAACGAGCGCAAGGCGGTGGAGGGAGACGAAACCATGCGCCGCAAGATGATAGCTAAGGGTATGCAACGCCTCGTTCAAAAGCTAAAAACCGCTGTGCCCAAGGCTGATGTAATTATCACCAACCCGACCCACTACGCGATTGCTATTAAGTACGATCGACAGAGGTTTGCAGCACCGATCGTTATAGCAAAGGGGACTGACTTTATCGCCCAGAGAATTAGGGAGATCGGCAAGGAGCACAACATTCCGATCCTTGAGCGCAAGGCTCTCGCGCGAGCGCTTTATTCCTCAACTGAGGTAGGTAGTGAGGTTCCACGTGACCTCTTCAGGGCAGTAGCGGAAGTACTGGCGTATGTTTATCGACAGAAGAGCCAACGTAGTCGGCCACAGGTTACAAAGTAG
- a CDS encoding DUF1579 family protein, whose product MVNSYALVGIVSAVLISGCSLRRSDQEGVQSEGLSPTEWASLSQPGPSHNLLNLFAGSWNVTIKFWSSPDGEPQESRGSSQLSWILGGRFLKEDFDGEALGERYQGLGIFGYDSGARLFTTVWLDSLNTALALQKGHYLAEQNKFELTGEVYDPLLGRTKTTRSAIRVISHDSYELTMTDTAPNGAEFRSLEIRYARKS is encoded by the coding sequence ATGGTGAATAGTTACGCTTTGGTAGGTATCGTGTCGGCCGTACTTATTTCAGGGTGCTCTTTGCGCCGATCCGATCAAGAGGGGGTTCAATCGGAGGGGTTAAGCCCAACTGAGTGGGCAAGCCTCAGTCAACCCGGACCATCACATAACCTACTCAATTTATTTGCTGGGTCCTGGAACGTTACTATAAAGTTTTGGAGCTCGCCGGATGGTGAGCCACAGGAATCTAGGGGCAGCTCTCAGCTCTCATGGATACTTGGGGGACGATTTTTAAAAGAGGACTTCGATGGAGAGGCGCTTGGTGAGCGCTACCAGGGACTAGGTATCTTCGGATACGATAGTGGTGCGAGGCTCTTTACAACCGTTTGGCTCGATTCACTAAATACCGCACTGGCGCTCCAGAAGGGGCACTACCTCGCTGAACAGAATAAATTTGAACTTACAGGAGAGGTGTACGACCCACTTTTAGGCCGCACAAAGACTACCCGTTCAGCGATCAGGGTGATCTCGCACGATAGCTACGAGCTCACCATGACAGATACGGCGCCGAACGGCGCTGAGTTCAGATCGCTTGAGATCCGCTATGCGCGCAAGAGCTGA